The Solanum lycopersicum chromosome 9, SLM_r2.1 genome window below encodes:
- the LOC101248127 gene encoding mediator of RNA polymerase II transcription subunit 19a isoform X2, giving the protein MDPDNKRFGRGPRELTGAVDLISHFKLLPHQEFFCKRSLPLSISDTHYLHNVVGDTEIRKGEGMQLDQLIQDTSLSRETSSCIQPFDLDVLGEAFRLREAAPVDLPPSEKGIPTVAGKSKSESKDKEKKHKKHKDKDKEKDKEHKKHKHRHKDRSKDKDKDKKRDKSVHHDSGADLSKKHHEKKRKHDGEEEFNDVHKHKRSKHKSSKIDDIGAIKLL; this is encoded by the exons ATGGATCCTGATAACAAGAGATTTGGAAGAG GGCCCAGAGAACTTACAGGTGCTGTGGATCTTATTAGTCACTTCAAATTGTTGCCTCATCAAGAGTTCTTCTGCAAGAGGTCACTTCCATTGTCTATTTCAGATACCCATTATCTTCACAATGTGGTGGGTGACACAGAAATTAGGAAAGGGGAAGGGATGCAATTGGATCAGCTTATACAGGATACTTCCTTGTCAAGAGAGACGAGTTCCTGCATCCAGCCATTTGACCTAGACGTTCTTGGTGAAGCTTTTCGACTACGTGAAGCGGCTCCAGTGGATCTGCCTCCT TCTGAGAAAGGCATCCCTACTGTAGCTGGAAAATCCAAAAGTGAGTCGAAAGACAAGGAGAAGAAGCATAAAAAGCACAAAGATAAGGACAAGGAGAAGGACAAAGAGCATAAGAAGCACAAACATCGTCATAAAGATCGAAGTAAAGACAAGGATAAAGACAAAAAGAGAGACAAAAGTGTTCATCATGATTCTGGTGCTGATCTTTCGAAGAAACATCACGAGAAG AAAAGGAAGCATGATGGAGAGGAGGAATTTAATGATGTTCACAAACACAAGAGAAGCAAG CACAAGAGCTCAAAGATTGATGATATTGGTGCAATAAAG
- the LOC101248127 gene encoding mediator of RNA polymerase II transcription subunit 19a isoform X1: MDPDNKRFGRGPRELTGAVDLISHFKLLPHQEFFCKRSLPLSISDTHYLHNVVGDTEIRKGEGMQLDQLIQDTSLSRETSSCIQPFDLDVLGEAFRLREAAPVDLPPSEKGIPTVAGKSKSESKDKEKKHKKHKDKDKEKDKEHKKHKHRHKDRSKDKDKDKKRDKSVHHDSGADLSKKHHEKKRKHDGEEEFNDVHKHKRSKHKSSKIDDIGAIKVGEKVETGCL; this comes from the exons ATGGATCCTGATAACAAGAGATTTGGAAGAG GGCCCAGAGAACTTACAGGTGCTGTGGATCTTATTAGTCACTTCAAATTGTTGCCTCATCAAGAGTTCTTCTGCAAGAGGTCACTTCCATTGTCTATTTCAGATACCCATTATCTTCACAATGTGGTGGGTGACACAGAAATTAGGAAAGGGGAAGGGATGCAATTGGATCAGCTTATACAGGATACTTCCTTGTCAAGAGAGACGAGTTCCTGCATCCAGCCATTTGACCTAGACGTTCTTGGTGAAGCTTTTCGACTACGTGAAGCGGCTCCAGTGGATCTGCCTCCT TCTGAGAAAGGCATCCCTACTGTAGCTGGAAAATCCAAAAGTGAGTCGAAAGACAAGGAGAAGAAGCATAAAAAGCACAAAGATAAGGACAAGGAGAAGGACAAAGAGCATAAGAAGCACAAACATCGTCATAAAGATCGAAGTAAAGACAAGGATAAAGACAAAAAGAGAGACAAAAGTGTTCATCATGATTCTGGTGCTGATCTTTCGAAGAAACATCACGAGAAG AAAAGGAAGCATGATGGAGAGGAGGAATTTAATGATGTTCACAAACACAAGAGAAGCAAG CACAAGAGCTCAAAGATTGATGATATTGGTGCAATAAAG GTGGGTGAGAAAGTGGAAACTGGATGCTTGTGA